Below is a window of Coleofasciculaceae cyanobacterium DNA.
TTCGTCTACCAAAGTTTCTAATTGTTCAATGGTTTTTTGAGCTGCGACGGGAGTAGCAATAATAATTTTTTGAGGTTGGTGCTGTTGTAAAACAGTTACCGCAGCGTGCATAGTTAAACCAGTAGCAACGCCATCATCAACAACAATAACCACACTTCCCTTGATTTTGAGCATGGGGCGATGGTGTCGATAACAGCATTCTCGCCATCTTAATTCAGCTTTGGCTATAGCCGCGAGCGCAGCTATTTGTGGTTGGTCAACATCATTGCTTTGAGTTATGTTTTCATCAATAATCGTGATTTTGCCACTGTAATCATGGATTAAAGCAGCTTCGGCGATCGCTCCCATTGCTGTCTCTGGATAGTTAGGTAGACCTAGTTTTTTGACCAAACAAACATCCAGAGGGAGGTTTAAATTGTTCGCTATTTCATAAGCCACAGGTACGCCACCGCGAGGTAGCCCCAAAACTATTGCCTGAGGATGATTTGCATAAGAAGTCAATTGTTTGGCTAATTTTTTTCCGGCTTCGCGTCTATCTATAAAAACTGCATTCATTTTTTTTCCTGCTTCATCGACCGCTTATTCTCAAATAAACCCATGAGTTAGAAGCTGCTTCTCGGCTAATATATATTGCTTTAAACAAGCATTCTAATCTCGCTCTAAGGATAGATTTTAAGTTTGAGGAAATTGTGAGTGTTCAAATATCTCCTTCCTCGATAAGTTTATTTTGATTAAAAAGCTAATAGCTAGCTTAACCAGTCAATTGTCTTAACCCGAACTCAGGTTTTGCTATGGTTAAATTAGAAGTTGCTTTGGGGTAATTGTGATGCGCGCCATGATTTTAGATCGAGCAGGTCAAAATCTACGAGAAGTTGAACTACCTTTGCCCAAACCACAATCGAAGCAAGTATTACTCAAGGTTCATGTCTGCGGAGTATGTCGCACAGATTTACACATAGTTGATGGCGAACTAAGCGAACCTAAGCTCCCCTTGGTGTTAGGTCATCAAATTGTGGGAACGGTAGTCGAAACTGGAGATAGAGCCAATAAATATTCTTTGGGTACTCGCGTTGGCGTGCCTTGGTTGGGGCATACTTGCAATTGTTGTCGTTATTGCCTAGCTGGTCAAGAAAATTTATGCGATCGCGCTTTATTTACGGGTTACGATCTCAATGGTGGTTACGCCGAATATGCTGTTGCCGACGAAGGTTTTTGTTTCCCGATTCCTGAAGGTTTTTCAGATCTACAGGCAGCACCTCTACTTTGTGCAGGATTAATTGGCTATCGTTCCTATCGGATGACAGAAGATGCAGCCAGAATTGGTTTTTATGGCTTTGGTGCAGCAGCACATATTTTGCTCCAGGTGGCTAATTATCAAAGTAAACAAGTATATGCTTTTACCCGTTCAGGAGATACTCAAGGTCAACAATTTGCTCGCCATCTTGGTGCGGTTTGGGCAGGAAGTTCAAATGAATTACCACCAGAAAAGTTAGACGCAGCAATCATCTTTGCCCCCGTAGGCAAATTAATTCCCGCAGCTTTAGCAGCAGTTGCTAAAGGTGGCATCGTAGTTTGTGCAGGTATTCACATGAGCGATATTCCTAGCTTTCCCTATCAGATTTTATGGGAGGAACGAGTGTTGCGATCGGTTGCTAATCTGACTCGCCGAGACGGTGAAGAGTTTTTGGCTTTAGCCCCACAAATCCCGATTCAAACAGAAGTTACAGCCTTTGCTTTAGCTGAAGCTAACGAAGCTCTAAATGCTTTACGATCTGGAAAAATTAACGGTGCTGCTGTGCTAAGTATGTGAGTTGGGTTAGTTCTTGCTCTTTTTGTAGTTGCCTCTTTCATATTCGTGGTTCGAAATGATCGCTTGCCAACTCTATTTGATTTTTTGTTGGTTGTAGCAGTTTGATTAAATGCAATGGGTTGGGTTTGGAGTTTGTTTGCTATGCAAGGGGCTTATGACGAAATAGTTCATGCTTACACTATATTTGCCATTACTTTGGCACTGAGTTTTTTAGTTTACAGTTCGATGCTAAGAATTTTGCGCGATCGCGCAAACTTTTGTACTGCGTCACAATTGCTAGTTTTGGGATTGCGATCGATGCTTTATGGGAAATCGTAGAATGGTCGGCAGGTTTACTTCTTCAAACAGAAGCAATTAAAAGCTTGGGCAATACCATGGATATGCAATCTTTTTGGGTATACTTCTCTTGATTCTTGGTTTTCGACTGCGAAGTTGGAAACGGCAAGAACCATTAGTTGTTTGATAAAGCTTACTGAAAAATTTGAGTCTGTCTATCTGTGGGTAGGGATTGTACGAATTGAAGAGGCAAAATTGACAGTGTGATTGCCAATTTTTTTAGCAAAATACTCATATAAAATAATTAAATGTTTGCCACAAATATATTTTTTTAACAAATGGGTAAAGAGGAACTTGATACTTAATATTTCAAACAAACTGAAACTATTTGTAGCATTGTGTTTTTATTTCATATCATATAGTAATCCTATTTTATTTTCGACATAAAAATCTAGATCTTCATTTAAAGTTACTTCCAATTTTTCTGATTCGCTGGTATTAGTTATATGGCAGAATTTTAACAAAACCATCGTCTTGACGTGCCGATCTAATAACTACAGCTACAGGTTATTCCTATTAACAAACTACCAAAAAAAAGCTTTGACAGTCTAAGTTTTAATAAAATAATTTTATTTAATTGATTATTCATTATTTTCTTATGCTTTTAGGTTTATTTTATTATCAACAGTGTAATAATTATCTTTAGAATCAATTTATTATAAGTAAAAAAAATATTTTTAAAGTTTGATTATTATAATTCTATTGATAGATATAGGGTTTTTTATTTAAATAAGATATAGATAAATATCACGGTTTTCATTAATCGTTGATTGTTGAGTCAGGTATAACACTATTACTCTTGACTATTGGAAACTGAAAACTTTATATTTTTGGGTACAAAAAAAATTAAAATCTAAAATTTGAATCCTAATAAATTCCAGTAGTTTAGAAAGGGAATAAAAACTAAAGCAGCAAGCGCAATCAAAGAGTAATGCGCTCGCGCCATCAATGACCAATAGCCTCTCTTCCAAACTTGTAAGCTACAAAACAGCAGTGCAACTGTCAAAATAGTAGTTAACAAAGGAAGACAAAGAAAAGCGATGGCCAAAGCAGGTACGCCATACACCAACTTCCATACACCGTATAACCAAAGCGATAGAGGTAAACCGATTAGGAAAACTAAGTTAAGAATG
It encodes the following:
- a CDS encoding phosphoribosyltransferase family protein — translated: MNAVFIDRREAGKKLAKQLTSYANHPQAIVLGLPRGGVPVAYEIANNLNLPLDVCLVKKLGLPNYPETAMGAIAEAALIHDYSGKITIIDENITQSNDVDQPQIAALAAIAKAELRWRECCYRHHRPMLKIKGSVVIVVDDGVATGLTMHAAVTVLQQHQPQKIIIATPVAAQKTIEQLETLVDEITCLVTPKSFSAVGFWYEDFSQVSDQEVCNLLSQQTHKTLAESVRS
- a CDS encoding zinc-dependent alcohol dehydrogenase family protein, whose translation is MILDRAGQNLREVELPLPKPQSKQVLLKVHVCGVCRTDLHIVDGELSEPKLPLVLGHQIVGTVVETGDRANKYSLGTRVGVPWLGHTCNCCRYCLAGQENLCDRALFTGYDLNGGYAEYAVADEGFCFPIPEGFSDLQAAPLLCAGLIGYRSYRMTEDAARIGFYGFGAAAHILLQVANYQSKQVYAFTRSGDTQGQQFARHLGAVWAGSSNELPPEKLDAAIIFAPVGKLIPAALAAVAKGGIVVCAGIHMSDIPSFPYQILWEERVLRSVANLTRRDGEEFLALAPQIPIQTEVTAFALAEANEALNALRSGKINGAAVLSM